In Scomber scombrus chromosome 17, fScoSco1.1, whole genome shotgun sequence, the following proteins share a genomic window:
- the LOC133997293 gene encoding methylmalonate-semialdehyde/malonate-semialdehyde dehydrogenase [acylating], mitochondrial-like has product MAAMLLRTFANKKAALQLGRMCYSSSSVPTTKLFIDGKFVESNTSEWLDIHDPATNEVVGRVPKATQEEMLAAVNSCSRAFHSWSETSILSRQQIFLRYQQLIKDNIKELAKLITLEQGKTLADAEGDVFRGLQVVEHACSITSLMLGETLPSITKDMDTYTYRLPIGVCAGIAPFNFPAMIPLWMYPLGMVCGNTYLMKPSERVPGCTMLLAKMLQDSGAPDGTLNIIHGQHAAVNFICDHPAIKAISFVGSNQAGEYIYERGSKNGKRVQSNMGAKNHGVVMPDANKENTLNQLVGAAFGAAGQRCMALSTAIFVGESREWLPELVERSRSLRVNAGDQPGADVGPLISPEAKTRVESLIQSGVDEGAKLLLDGRKVNVKGYENGNFVGPTILGNVTSNMTCYREEIFGPVLVVLEADTLDEAISLINNNPYGNGTAIFTTNGATARKYTHEVDVGQIGVNVPIPVPLPMFSFTGSRGSFRGDTNFYGKQGIQFYTQIKTVTSQWKAEDATVTSPAVTMPTMGR; this is encoded by the exons ATGGCAGCAATGCTCCTTCGTACCTTTGCGAACAAGAAG GCCGCCCTCCAGCTGGGTCGCATGtgttactcctcctcctcagtg CCCACCACCAAGTTGTTCATTGACGGCAAGTTCGTCGAGTCCAACACTTCTGAATGGCTTGACATTCATGACCCT GCCACTAATGAGGTGGTGGGACGTGTTCCCAAAGCCACCCAGGAAGAGATGCTGGCAGCTGTCAACTCCTGCTCCAGAGCCTTCCACTCCTGGTCCGAGACCTCCATCCTCAGCAGGCAGCAGATCTTCCTGCGCTACCAGCAGCTCATCAAGGATAACATT AAAGAACTGGCTAAGTTGATCACACTGGAGCAGGGCAAAACCCTTGCTGATGCGGAGGGAGATGTATTTAGAGGACTGC AGGTGGTCGAGCACGCCTGCAGCATTACATCGCTCATGCTGGGGGAAACTTTACCTTCCATCACCAAGGACATGGACACTTACACCTACCGGCTGCCCATTGGTGTGTGTGCCGGCATCGCCCCTTTCAACTTCCCCGCCATGATTCCTCTGTGGATGTATCCCCTCGGCATGGTATGCGGCAACACCTACCTGATGAAGCCTTCAGAACGGGTCCCTGGGTGCACCATGCTCTTGGCCAAAATGCTCCAGGATTCCGGGGCACCAGATGGTACTCTCAACATCATCCACGGCCAGCAtgcag CCGTGAACTTCATCTGCGACCATCCTGCCATCAAAGCCATCAGCTTCGTTGGATCCAACCAGGCTGGAGAGTACATCTACGAACGGGGCTCCAAGAACGGCAAGAGAGTGCAGTCCAACATG GGTGCCAAAAACCATGGTGTGGTGATGCCTGATGCCAACAAAGAGAACACCCTCAACCAGCTGGTGGGTGCTGCGTTTGGAGCAGCTGGCCAGCGCTGCATGGCTCTTTCCACTGCTATTTTTGTTGGGGAGTCTCGTGAATGGCTCCCAGAGCTGGTGGAGCGCTCCAGATCACTGCGTGTAAATGCAG GTGATCAGCCCGGGGCAGATGTGGGTCCCCTGATCTCTCCGGAGGCCAAGACCAGGGTGGAGTCTTTGATCCAGAGTGGAGTGGACGAGGGTGCCAAGCTGCTGCTGGATGGAAGAAAAGTTAACGTCAAAGGATATGAAAACGGAAACTTTGTAGGACCCACCATTCTGGGCAACGTTACG TCAAACATGACATGTTACAGGGAGGAGATCTTCGGACCGGTGCTTGTCGTCCTGGAGGCTGACACTCTTGATGAAGCAATTTCTTTAATCAACAATAACCCCTACGGCAACGGCACGGCCATCTTCACCACCAATGGAGCCACAGcacgcaaatacacacatgaagTGGATGTTGGCCAG ATTGGCGTGAACGTGCCCATCCCAGTTCCTCTTCCCATGTTTTCCTTCACTGGCTCCAGAGGCTCATTCAGAGGAGACACCAACTTCTACGGCAAACAG GGCATCCAGTTCTACACTCAGATCAAGACAGTGACGTCACAATGGAAAGCTGAGGATGCTACCGTGACAAGCCCAGCTGTTACCATGCCAACTATGGGACGCTAA
- the LOC133997295 gene encoding ectonucleoside triphosphate diphosphohydrolase 5-like: MKPSVTLPPPLLLLVLLVVAGLSRAQVKTSLLDLTSIRSVLPNLSRPANLSRIFYAVMFDAGSTGTRIHVYTFIQSDSEELPVLDNEMFHSIKPGLSAYADSPEVAGHTVRMLLKVAKKTVPRLEWKRTPVILRATAGLRLLAPEKAQALLDQVQHVFDESPFLVPDNSVSIMDGTNEGILAWISVNFLTGHLHPQTKKTVGILDLGGGSTQITFLPKLRKTIDSVPVADYIAGFDLLNSSFELYTHSYLGNGLMAARLAALGALGAEGLEWRVFKSSCLPKKFQDEWSFGGITYQVSGDPDGYSGYKHCYQEVLKVVKGIIHQPYELEDSNVFYAFSYYFDRAVDAGLIDGVKGGMLEVRDFKKRAKEVCNKMTKNSVGNPFLCMDMTYITCLLKDGFGFKESTMLQLTKKVNNVEASWALGATLDHFHNLKIH; the protein is encoded by the exons ATGAAGCCCAGCGTGACACTGCCGCCGCCTCTGCTGCTCCTGGTCCTGCTCGTTGTTGCGGGGCTGAGCCGAGCCCAGGTGAAGACGTCTCTCCTGGACCTGACTAGCATCAGGAGCGTCCTCCCTAACCTCAGCCGCCCGGCAAACCTCAGCCGCATCTTCTACGCAGTGATGTTTGACGCGGGGAGCACGGGGACACGCATCCACGTCTACACCTTCATCCAGAGTGACTCAG aggagCTGCCTGTTTTGGACAATGAGATGTTCCATTCCATAAAGCCCGGTTTGTCGGCATATGCTGACTCCCCTGAAGTG GCTGGACACACAGTGAGGATGTTGTTGAAGGTGGCCAAGAAGACTGTGCCTCGTCTGGAGTGGAAGAGGACTCCAGTGATCCTCAGAGCCACAGCTGGACTTAGACTGCTGGCCCCAGAGAAAGCCCAGGCTCTTCTTgaccag GTTCAACACGTGTTCGATGAATCTCCTTTTTTGGTACCAGACAACAGCGTCAGCATTATGGACGGCACAAATGAAG GAATCCTGGCTTGGATATCTGTGAACTTTCTGACAG GTCACCTGCATCCACAAACCAAAAAGACAGTGGGAATCTTGGATTTGGGAGGAGGATCTACACAGATAACTTTCCTGCCGAAGCTGAGG AAAACCATTGACAGTGTTCCTGTCGCTGATTACATTGCCGGATTTGACCTCTTGAACTCGTCATTTGAATTGTACACCCATAG CTACCTGGGAAATGGACTGATGGCAGCTCGACTGGCCGCACTGGGCGCTCTGGGTGCAGAAG GGTTGGAGTGGCGGGTCTTCAAAAGTTCCTGCCTGCCAAAGAAGTTTCAGGATGAATGGAGCTTTGGAGGGATTACCTATCAAGTGAGCGGAGACCCAGATG GTTATTCAGGATACAAGCACTGTTATCAGGAAGTGCTTAAGGTGGTGAAGGGGATTATTCATCAGCCGTATGAGCTTGAAGACAGCAATGTTTTCTATGCATTCTCCTATTACTTTGACAGAGCTGTGGATGCAGGCCTTATCG ACGGGGTCAAAGGAGGGATGCTGGAGGTCAGAGATTTCAAGAAGAGAGCTAAAGAAG TGTGCAATAAGATGACCAAGAACTCTGTCGGCAATCCTTTCCTGTGCATGGACATGACCTACATCACCTGTCTGCTCAAGGATGGGTTCGGCTTCAAGGAGAGCACCATGCTGCAG TTGACCAAGAAAGTGAACAACGTGGAGGCAAGCTGGGCTCTGGGCGCCACGTTGGACCACTTCCACAACCTGAAGATCCACTGA